TCTCAACAATGGCCGAAGAAGTAAAAAATCCGGCGAAAAACATTCCGGTTGGTGTCTCGGGATCCGTGATTCTCGTAACGGTTCTATACTGTTTGATGGCCGCTTCGATGTCCGCACTCTTACCTTATGATAAGGTAACGTACACCTCTCAATGGGCGTGGTACAATCTTACTATGCTATTGGCGCCATATTCATTTCATCAGATGTAGCATCTATCAATGGTTAGTCAATTTGACCGATTGACTAACTTGGTGTAAAAATTTGTTGGTGACAGATTGACCCGGAAGCCCCCTTCTCAGGTGCGTTCGAGGTGGGGGCCGCCGGTTGGCGGTGGGCCGGGAACATGATCGGGGCCGGGGCGAGCATGGGCATCGTGACGTCATTGCTAGTGGCGATGCTTGGGCAGGCGCGGTACATGTGCGTCATCGGGCGGTCGTGCGTGGTCCCCACGTGGTTCGCCCAGGTCCACCCGGCCACGTCGACACCTGTCAACGCCTCGGCCTTTCTCGGTAAGTCGACATCTCATTATTTTTCTTGAACCCCCACCAACCACTTggcttttttcattttttttttctctttagcCCTTTTGGAGAAATATTGCATATGATGATCATCAATGTACTTTGTAGCCTATATTATTTGGAATTGGATGAGAATAGAATAGACCCCAACGTGTGGTCCTAGGTTTTGAAGTCACATCATTTAGATTCGGATGAATAATAGTGCTTGAGGTGACATGTgtctttttcaatattttaggTTGGATTTAGGCTTAGATTTATATGAATCTAAATGATTATATGTGATTTATGATTAGGACAAATATATAGGGAGGAAGTCCACTTCAATAATCCTTACTACCATCAATTATTCCTTAAAACTCAAAAACTTGGACATAGGTACATTTTGTTCTAAAATTATCTTGTctaattgaaataatttttgttacatctaacTTCATGATTCTAATTGATTATATTCAATATCAAACCACAGGGATCTTCACTGCAGCAATAGCCCTCTTCACAGACCTAAACATACTCCTAAACCTCGTCTCAATCGGGTCGCTCTTCGTGTTCTACATGGTGGCGAACGCAGTGATCTACAGGCGCTACGCCTCCCATGGCACGAGCAACCCGTGGCCGACTCTCTCCTTCCTCTTCTGCTTCTCCCTCACCTCCCTCATCTTCACTCTCCTCTGGCAATTTGCTCCACCAGGCAAGCCCAAGACCTACATGCTCGGCTCATGCATCGCCCTAGCTTTCGGAGTTGTACTCTTGTTCCATTTGATGGTACCACAGGCCCGAAAGCCCGAGTTTTGGGGAGTCCCCTTCATGCCATGGATCCCCTCCATCTCCATTTTCCTCAACATTTTCTTGCTTGGCTCTCTTGACAAGCCCTCCTATGTTAGGTTCGGGTTTTTCTCGGGCCTCGTTGTGCTTGTTTACGTCCTCTATAGCGTGCACTCGAGCTTTGACGCGGAGAGGGAGGGGATTCTTAGTCGAAAGGCGGTCGAGATGGCGGTCGAAAACGGAGGTGAAGATCAGAAAGTTTGAtgtgtttttttctttgttttgttatgTTGTAGTAATAAGTTTAGAGAGAAAAGGatgagaaaagaaaatgaataggGAAGTGTAtagtcttctttttttttccaaagtAGGGGCTTTTAGGTTTGATGTCACTTTTTTGCATATGTTTGGCATTTTGATCAAATCAATTCTTGTGCACCTTTAACTGAAAAAGGTTTATAAAGTCAATGAAAATTTATGGGGTCCCACTCTCtctttaattattcttttttattagTTGTAAAAGGTCCAAAAATTTTACATGCAACGCGCCaaattcattcaatcaaatataacaataattttttatgaTTAATAGATATGATCAAATCTATCATGATCTCGTTTCATCAATTTTATGCATTTATCGAATTTATctctaatttttaataatattaattacatTCCAATTTTTCATGGTACTTCTTCTATCACGATCTTTTCAGCTTATATCAATTTCAACTATTAGATTTTCACTCTAATAGTTTAGTCATAACATGAAGTGTCAAAAACATGACCTGTTATTTTCTTCTAAAAATAAgtgtatataaaaatattaatattttatttgttcttttttactattttaagctcgagataaaaattattaaataaaaaaacttaggatataattgataaaagtaactaaataataagaacaaaattgataaatttcaaTGTTTCATACTGAATTGGTGAAATCATTAAAGATTAGGATAGATTCGATCATTAATCATTCTTTATACGAGTGTCACTTTGCCACTAAACAATTATAGAAAGATGACTATTTTTGTTATTTCGTCCAAACTCCtctatctctttctctcttctttctctctagtTTACATTATCTAGTGAGATTAGAGAATTGAAAAAGTGAGATTTCAAGTAGGAATAAATTGCTCTTTTCTTTCGGCTTTGGAGTATTTGTTAAGTCCAAGATTCCAAGTGAGCGTGAAGAATCCGTTGCAAAAGCCGCGATTCTTGGAATTAAAGGAAAGCAAAAATTAATAAGGCTGAAAAGTGAGAAGAAGATGTCACACTAAAATCAATAATTTCACTTTCAATCTGAAAAAACAAATAAGTATTCCATGATCCATCATGTCTGAAAAGTTGTTCTCGATCCATTATCGGTGTAGTTATTGGCTCAATGAATGGAATATACAATGCTAGTCATTGAATGTGTGTCTAAGAAATTGAAACGTGACATAGAATGGTGACATGACTTGCCTATGTTATATTTGGCAATGAACTCTAAAATATGGTATCTATTATCTTTTCGTACACACAAATGTCATTAATAGAATCTTTAGTGTTCGATAAAAGGTTTTTTGTATGCTGTAAGATCGATACCTCTTTGGATATAgtttgttaatttatctttatGATTTGTTacctttttttatattggttttactATTATTCGTATTGTCACCACTGGTGAACTCTGCTCGACAACTTCTGATTTTTGGCTTTGAGCATTTTCTCATtcataaaaagaaaagtacTAGAAGATGTTTGGTTTGAAAGAAATTGGTATGGAGTGTTGTGGAGAATTATCTCATGTGTGACAAATAAATAGTAATATTCGAATTCAACTCAAATGGTGTAGTCGAGTGGCATGAGACTCAttgataattaataaattattagagGTTCGATCCATGCTTCTGTGCATGAAGCAACCTTAAGTCCTATAAATCAACACAAGGAATAGTCACTAAGTCTCTTAATGGATACCCTTgatctaattaaaaaaaatcaaattcaaactcCTATACAATTAATTCACCTAaactctttttatttaataggtTAGAATTTCGAATCATCATACTAAACGTAAATGAGAACCGTTATTGATTCTCTTAATAAAAAAGTTATCTTTTGACTACTTTCTTTTAAACTTTAACATATGACTACTTTCTTTTCCCTCGCTCCATATTTTTAGGTATAAATATTTGCAACAATTAATTTGACTCATCTCTATATTAGTAGATATCTTAAATGACTAGGTATTTATACTTGCTATTTATCATAACAAATGAATTGTTTCACGGATTTAATTGGCATGGAATCCACCTAAACACATGACCAAATAAAGGGTAATATTTAGCTTATCTCTAACATAGCATAGGATTCTAGTGATTGATGCTAATAATTCACTTTTAGCTTTTCTAATGTAATCTTCGATCCTTTCCAATGAGTCCATATAATGCCACCCaataaatatatagtataataAACACCTATTACTTTTCTTCTTCGAACTCTTAGAAATACTCTTGAGTATTCTCGACGCCaaataacaaaaatgaaattgtAGTAACACCGTGCAATAATTATATCATGATCGACGTGTTAATTACTTCCACATGTTATTTCAAATTTCATGTAAATTCATCATCACATCATGTGatgatactccttccgtctaCTATTTAAAGAGTAATTTTGACTCGTTACACTGTTTTACTTTACGGGAAAAAAATGAATAGAATGGCTAGAGAAATTTTAGTCTCTTTTTAGtagtattagtattttttattgtaattggaaaaaaaataaatgaagtaTGAGGTCCGTATACTgaaagtggaaaaaagttatTTCAAAATGGCAAAAAATGGATATTTAAATTTGGGGGGGGGGGTgtgttatttttctttaatttacaatagtttttttaaaaaatgaaaaataatgcTTCTAGCATTTCGATATTGTACCTAAGTAGAGTAGACATGGTACAAAGTAAATTGAGAAAGTTATTATTTAGGAGCCAAATGTCACGTTTCGATGTCTTTCTTCCCTAAGAATTCGATACTATTCTTTTTATCCATTTTCCACTAAAAAAACAATTGTACTCTTAAGTTTTACAAATCGTACAATTTATTCGAGCAGTCTAATGGTAGAATATTTTTTGTGTGACAAAGGTAATATGTTTGAGTCCTCATAAAGTTTCTATAGATCTGAGTTTGTCACAAATTTTTCGAGTAAGGTTTTATTGGTTAAATAACATTAACATATAAACTTGAGTATAGCCTAATTTATTATAGCATAATTAATTGATAATTATTTGTAATAGTGTATATGCATCAAGTTCATTGTATAAGAGTAGTATGTACTAAtatctaaaaaaattaatgtattgcaaagtgaaaatatattataaattaaaattaataccaAAACATTAGCCCAAATTTTTTGAGTCCCACTTTGGATCAccacttaaataaaaaaaatattatatgcaattaattattttataccaTCCCATGATTCGCGAGAGCTGtgattactagtattattttattaatttacaattatCATTAGCTTGAACCTCTCACGATGATGATGGCTGATTACACTAAATGTCCCACGAGCTAATTAATTTATGCATTTTACTGgttaattattagtattaataatGTTGTAGATATTATGGGCCAATCACTACGGATAAAATTATGATTAACTATCCAATTTAATTGCAGACACATAAAATTGTCGGAAATTGATTAACTCCTTTAAATCAAGACATTTACGTCATacgattaataaaataatttttttgcctaatttaattaaactcTCAAGTTGCAAATGGAGTTATTGCCAAGAAACAAATTCACTGTCCCCCACTAATATTAACACATGTGGTTAAAATATATGAAATCCCACAATGGATGGTCTTCATTTCTAGTATAGTACTGCCCAATTTGCTGCCATTGCCAATGAATTTGTTGGTGGAaaattttaactttttctttctttctttctttctcccATTTCTTCTCCATTCATGGCAAAATTATTACAAATGGATGGTTTGGGTGTGAAACAATATAATCGAATCGAATTGAATTGGACATATCATTTTCAGAATTATACTAGCTAGCTAGTTCTTTTATGAcatttttgaatttgatggaTGTGGGTAAGAGTGAGTcaatatactacctccgtcccgaATTAACTGTCACATTTGCTTTTCtacactcgttttataaaaatgataataaatagtaaagtcgagaaatagtaaaataatagagagaataaagtagagatatcttattttactatttctcgactttaactatttattatcatttttataaaacgagtgcagaaaagcaAATGTGGCAGTTAATTCGGGACGGAGGTAATTAAATTGACTAAGTTGGGTTTATCATTTTCAAAATGAAATGATTTATGAATTTCAGTTCATGTGGGTAGGAAAGCAAGTCAATTTTTATCGAAAGAATACCAATATTAAACTCAAAATAATTACTAGGGGTCGCTTATTCTAAGTataaaaaaagtttgaaatggaCCGAGTTGCATCAAGTGATTTTCTAAATCTCTAACTCTTTATTAATATATGATGTGTacgtttaaatttatattttggtaaaataaattatgaattttttcGTACTTTAACTATTATATGTATTTATCATTTTGTGTTGTCTACTATGATTGTGACCTATCTTAGTGGCCTGATTACAATTACCATTAATCCAGCCATATAACAAAGTCCACTTTGATATTTTTGTCCACAATCCAAAAGTTGGAAAATCTACTCATTTGTTATCATTTTTATCCATTTGTAGAAAAAGTTGTATCCATAAATGGGAAGAAATATTTGAGGGGTTGAGGTCATAAAAACCATTAATGGGGCCTTTCATGTTTGTTTATTTGTCGTTTCTATCTAATTATCTCCAACTAGTGacatataaaaatttaattaaaatagttCAATTGTCCTTTTCTTCTAATTTTGTATATACATTATCACACTCCACTTCTCATAGAATTGATGCAATACAATTAGGTCAAAAATACATTTTCCTCATACACATGCTCTACTTTTTTCCTAATCAAGTAATCATATATGAGATGGATTATTAGATGAAATTCAATGACAATAGATAAGGGTATTTAAAGAATATAACATGTGATCCTCTATTGTTATAGAAATATAAATTGCAATATTTATCATTgggcaataaattatttatgtatGATAGATTGGGTCTTTTGTTAGCTTATGAATTGCTATCTGTTTTGGTATGATGTACTGAATTTGTGTTATTTAGATTAATGGTAGTCTTAGTGAATTCTCTACTCTCCAAATTCTGGCTTTGAACATTTTAACCATGATTGGAAAAAATGTTAAGTATGTTAAGATTAGATGAAATAGCTAAATTAAGTCATGTACATTTAACATTTAACATTACAAGTTACACAAATAATACAACAATGTGAAAATGTGGATTGCATATGTAGtgtgatttttaaaattcaagattcattATGGATTTTAGTGACAATGAATGGTGGAAATTGAGATAAGTTGTTGGATCATAATGATAACAAATGAATGTGGGGGCTATGCTATGCATATCCACTTGTGTTGATTAAAGCTGCAATTTAGTGTGAGAATCAATCATTAGCCTGTGATTGTGTATATCCTTAAAGCTGCGTTGTTTCTTTATTACATGTATTTATCGAGTTATGTttgaaaaaatgtaaatatattttctctttcgTTAAACACCACTAGTAACATTTCGTTGTTACTAACAAATGATAATTCTGCCCCAAAATATGATTGGATCATTACAAATATGGCCCaaatatatgaatttaaataaagcccAAAGCTATGGGCCCAATgcatcattttatattttgccaatgtaaagaaaataatactaatgTACCCATggtaatttttgaaaatataaatatttatcttataatattaataagggatgtattcatttccttttttatcttttgttctattgttctttttaatctcagccccacaatttcgtcatccgacggttagattggtgccacgtgtcatttaataatgcagattttaagttgaataatgcacaccgactaataatgcaccattgtagtgtaataatgcagattttcattctaataatgtacaccgaccaataatgcaaatttttcaTCAGATAATGCAgattatcacaaccatccaattcaaggatccaagggctgtgaaTCTGATTGAAGCTTGAACTGAAAAactgcgaaggaccttaacacacgCTATATCAATAAACAAAAGTGCATTTATgctttaaaaaaagtaaaataaaagagggaTTCATTCGATTTAGTGAAGATGTGATTTGCCACAGCTTCAGTTCAAAATGAaaggattaattaatttaaagtttTTTATGACTATTACATCTTATAAAGAGCgttaaaaactaaataaaatcattaattcattatttttgtattaaaatttatcaaataaacTCTTTAATTGCTGCATTGTATTTTTCAGAACAAGAGCGCCAAAAATCTCTCCGTGGACCGTGGCAAGGAAAAAGGAGGGAAGTAAAGCGATGGGATCGGAGCTGCCGCCGTCACCGCCGGAATGGGTGTCAGAGCCCTGCATAATGGGCATTGATGAAGCCGGGCGTGGCCCTGTGTTAGGTACTCGCAATTTTTCGCTTCGTTCACTGATTTCTCATTTCATTTGTTGATATCCGATTTGAATTGGAAATTCGTTTCTTTGATTTCTAGGTCCAATGGTGTATGGATGCTTGTATTGTGCGCTCTCCTATCAGAAAACCTTATCCACCTTGAGTTTTGCAGGTTTTTTAGCTACCAGTTTTCCCCCAATTTCTAACTTCTTAAgcattttttctatttcaatttttatgaaatttcCTTTACTGAACTCGAGATTCTACGTTTCTTTGTTAAATTGCTTGTTAGTAAGGTGCCTTCTCTATAATGATCATCAGTTTTGTGCTGTTAATTTGTGAGTTCACGAGTTAAAGAGGTTGAAAGGTTGCTGCTAATGCTGGTAGTAATTAGATTTCGATTGGTTTAGGGTTTGATTTAGTTTATCTCTATGCCTGTAAATATCAGAACTCTCTGCTGTTGATGTTGAAATCATAGCATTCtgattaaagtgtgtttttattttgtgacTTATTATCCTACCAAGGGAATAAATTAATCGAAACATTAGTTCGCAAGCGCAAGCTTAGTTGGTAAGCCACGCACCTAGTGAGCGTGATATGTATTTTGAAACGATCTTGATTTTACTCTTGAAATTATCATTTCAGCATTTGTTGTAGAAGTAATAGGTTTATGTTAGGCTGTTCTTGTATTACTGATTTGTTTTGGGCCGGCATCTTATATTATcaacaaaaaagaagaaatgaagAAGCCTAGTAGTAGCTTCTCCATGCTTtgtcatttctcaaaattcacaaatatcTAAGGTAGCAAACATTTGGGTGGTTGTTGtgatttcttttctaaaattgCGAAATGTTTCTCTCTGTCTGAGTTCTGCGCTCTTCTGTATGCAGACTCAAAAACTTTAAAAGAAGAGAAGAGGGAAGAGTTATTTGAGAGTTTGAAGACTGATGAATCAATTGGATGGGCTGTTGATGTCATAGACCCAAGAGAGTTGTCAGACAAAATGTTACGAAAGTAATTATCAAAACTATGTTATTTTCTCAACAAGTTTTTGTTTGAAAGTCTCTAACATTGTTTTGGATCTAATTCTCTGCAGGAATAAGATAAATCTTAATGAAATTTCACATGAATCTGCAATGGGACTCATCAGGAAGACGTTGAACCTTGGTGTTCTGTTAACTGAGGTACAAGTCTTTTAAAATCACTATTGGTTCAAAACAAGATAAATTTGGTATAGTTTTCTATCAAATCTCTTGAATCTCATCGTTTTCTTAACCGTGTTACACTCTTGGAACTCAGAAGA
This sequence is a window from Salvia splendens isolate huo1 chromosome 14, SspV2, whole genome shotgun sequence. Protein-coding genes within it:
- the LOC121764956 gene encoding cationic amino acid transporter 7, chloroplastic-like isoform X1, yielding MENPSSFSSFKSYLHALSDTPHRLSRRACSASASSEETARARARSGSDLRRSLRWHDLIGFGLGGMVGAGVFVTSGRAARLCAGPAVVLSYALAGLCALLSAFCYTEFAVEMPVAGGAFSYIRATFGEFLAFVTGANLVIDYVLSNAAVARGFTAYLATALGHPTLRLTLHSLPEGYNEMDPIAVAIVLLLTFIICYSTRESSWLNMVLTVLHILFIVFVIVVGFWRGDMRNFTEPGNPENAGGFFPFGASGVFNGAAMVYLSYIGYDAVSTMAEEVKNPAKNIPVGVSGSVILVTVLYCLMAASMSALLPYDKIDPEAPFSGAFEVGAAGWRWAGNMIGAGASMGIVTSLLVAMLGQARYMCVIGRSCVVPTWFAQVHPATSTPVNASAFLGIFTAAIALFTDLNILLNLVSIGSLFVFYMVANAVIYRRYASHGTSNPWPTLSFLFCFSLTSLIFTLLWQFAPPGKPKTYMLGSCIALAFGVVLLFHLMVPQARKPEFWGVPFMPWIPSISIFLNIFLLGSLDKPSYVRFGFFSGLVVLVYVLYSVHSSFDAEREGILSRKAVEMAVENGGEDQKV
- the LOC121764956 gene encoding cationic amino acid transporter 7, chloroplastic-like isoform X2; its protein translation is MENPSSFSSFKSYLHALSDTPHRLSRRACSASASSEETARARARSGSDLRRSLRWHDLIGFGLGGMVGAGVFVTSGRAARLCAGPAVVLSYALAGLCALLSAFCYTEFAVEMPVAGGAFSYIRATFGEFLAFVTGANLVIDYVLSNAAVARGFTAYLATALGHPTLRLTLHSLPEGYNEMDPIAVAIVLLLTFIICYSTRESSWLNMVLTVLHILFIVFVIVVGFWRGDMRNFTEPGNPENAGGFFPFGASGVFNGAAMVYLSYIGYDAVSTMAEEVKNPAKNIPVGVSGSVILVTVLYCLMAASMSALLPYDKIDPEAPFSGAFEVGAAGWRWAGNMIGAGASMGIVTSLLVAMLGQARYMCVIGRSCVVPTWFAQVHPATSTPVNASAFLGQIYREEVHFNNPYYHQLFLKTQKLGHRDLHCSNSPLHRPKHTPKPRLNRVALRVLHGGERSDLQALRLPWHEQPVADSLLPLLLLPHLPHLHSPLAICSTRQAQDLHARLMHRPSFRSCTLVPFDGTTGPKARVLGSPLHAMDPLHLHFPQHFLAWLS